The nucleotide sequence TAAAGAAACTGGGACTAAAACAGTTCATAACAAATTCGTACATCTTGCATAAGAATAAGCTCGTCAACGACGACATACACAAGGAGCTAAACTTCGACGGAAGCATAATGACGGATTCTGGAGCATATCAGATACTCCAGTACGGAAGTGTTGAGATCACCAACAGGGAAGTCGTGGAGTATCAGTTAAAGATAAAGCCAGATATAGCTGTGTTCCTAGATTTACCAACCGGCAACACAGAAAGTTACGAAGATGCCAAGATCACGGTAGAGGAGACCATAAAGAGGGGAAAAGAGGCTCTAGAGTTGATTTCTTCCTCTAGCGATATCGTTTGGGTTCATCCAATACAAGGGGGAAGGTTTCTAGACTTATTGTCCTACTCAGCAAAGTTTGCCGACAAAACCCCTTATAAGTTTCTGGCCTTGGGAAGCCCTACAGTGGTAATGCAGGAATATGACTATGTGACGCTTATTGACATGATATTTGCCGTGAGGTCTTCTATCTCAAGAGGAAAACCTCTGCACTTGTTTGGGGGAGGTCTCCCCCAGATAATACCTTTTGTCGTAGCCTTAGGGGTTGACTCGTTTGATTCAGCCTCCTACATAATTTACGCTAGAGACAACAGATACATCACAAGGAGTAGAACCTATAGGCTAGAAGAAATGGATTACTTCCCATGTAGCTGTCCAGTTTGCTCTAGGTACACGCCTAAGGAACTCATGGAAATGGACAAAAAAGAAAGAACAAGGCTTTTGGCCATCCATAACTTGTACAAGATCGTTGAGGAAATAAACGAAACTAAGCTAGCCATAAGAGAGAACAGACTGTTTGAATACCTCCAGGAGAAATCATACGCTCACCCAAGCGTCTATTCCGCTTTCAGAAGGGTGCTAAAGTACGCGGAGTACTTGGAGAAGTACGATCCGAGAGTTAAGGGTGAAGTAAGGGGAATGTTCCTTTACGACGAGAACTCCTTGTATAGGCCTGAAATGTTAAGGCACAGGAGGTTCTTAGAGTCGACGACTAGGAAGCACAGTAAGGCTATAATAATATGTGGAGACAACCTTTCGGTTCCCTTTATCAACGACCCTAAGGTAAGAAGCGTTCTCCAGAGGCACTACCAAGACAGCGACGTGTACATAACAATTCCTTTCTACGGTCTAATTCCAGCCCTTATATCGGAGTCCTATCCTCTGGCCCAATTCGAGTTGCCTTCCGAGGTATCCGAGAGTGTTATCACAGAGACGTTGAACATCATCAAGAAGTTCCTGGCGAGTAAAAAATACGATAAAGTGGAATTCATTGAATGCGAAAGCTCAAGGCTCTCACATGTAATGTCTATCTAGCGACGATTTACTGTATTCCTTTTGAAGGTACTCAAGCTGTTTCTTTATTTCCTCTTCTATTCTTTTGGCGTCCTCGTAAAGCTCGCTTACGTCTATGTTAAGGCCAAGGATCTTATTTACAGCTTCTATTGCGGCTGCAGCGGCTGCCGGATCTATCCTGTCCCTATCGGCATAGGGCAAAATTACGGTGGCCGGTATGTCATATA is from Candidatus Aramenus sp. CH1 and encodes:
- the tgtA gene encoding tRNA guanosine(15) transglycosylase TgtA gives rise to the protein MGDFEVKDEDLAGRIGNLETRSQRLESPIFFPVVNPLKPELSVEDLKKLGLKQFITNSYILHKNKLVNDDIHKELNFDGSIMTDSGAYQILQYGSVEITNREVVEYQLKIKPDIAVFLDLPTGNTESYEDAKITVEETIKRGKEALELISSSSDIVWVHPIQGGRFLDLLSYSAKFADKTPYKFLALGSPTVVMQEYDYVTLIDMIFAVRSSISRGKPLHLFGGGLPQIIPFVVALGVDSFDSASYIIYARDNRYITRSRTYRLEEMDYFPCSCPVCSRYTPKELMEMDKKERTRLLAIHNLYKIVEEINETKLAIRENRLFEYLQEKSYAHPSVYSAFRRVLKYAEYLEKYDPRVKGEVRGMFLYDENSLYRPEMLRHRRFLESTTRKHSKAIIICGDNLSVPFINDPKVRSVLQRHYQDSDVYITIPFYGLIPALISESYPLAQFELPSEVSESVITETLNIIKKFLASKKYDKVEFIECESSRLSHVMSI